GGCGGAAAGCGGCGAGGCCGCCGATTGCCAGCGTCAGCGTTGCAAGGCCCGAAAGGCCCGCCGCGGGCAGCGTGCCGGCTTCGACGACGCGTATCTCCACCGGCAGGGTCTGGACGCTTCCCTTGCCCGGATTCGACACGATGCAACTGTAACGGCCGGCATCGCCAAATCCCAGCGCCTCGATGGTGTAGACGGAACCGGTTTGGCCTGTCGCATAGATCCCGTTTCGAATCCACTGGTACAACAGCCCGCCCGACTTGCCCGCGACTTCCACGCTCAGTTCCAACCGGCTCCCCTCCTCATGCCTCCCGCCGACGGGCGGCCGTGTGATCGCAAGCGAGGAATCGCAACCGCCCAGCACCGTAATTGTGTCAATAACAAACCACGCATAAAACAGCACGCCTAGACCTTTTCCCAAACCAAATAATGGAAAATTCTGTCCCGGTTGCGACATGAAGACTAGGACATCAGGCTGATTACCGAACGGGAATAACCTCAAATCTCCCCCAAGTAATCGAATACCTCGTTCAGGAAAGAACTCGAACAATGACGCCATACGAGGAGTAATCGCCTCGTTCAAGTATGGCGAAAAAAAAGATTCGTCCAAAGAAATCGTTAAAGGCAGGAACCGTTTGAGATCGCCAGTTATATTCGGCAATTGAACCAAGTCTGCTTGGTTATTCGTGATGTACAGCCAGTCATCCATAAAAACACGATATAGAACTTTAGGATAACTGAAGTCACCCATAATTCCTTCAAGTGTTTTCCAGACGCAATATCCATTAACCTCGAATTCTTCGTCAAAAGAGAACCTTTGATCAAAGTACTCGTCTGGATATCGTGCAAACCAGTTATTTCCTGCCTTGTGAGGCCAATAATCACATAGTGAAACTTGGGCAGCTGTTGCATATTTTGCAATGAATAATATTGCAAAGCAAACGATGAAAACAGTTTGATTAGTTTCTCTACAGATCAATCTCATTTTGAGGGCCCATTTAAATATATATATTAATTGTATATTTTTTCATTTATTCTAATACTATTGTATCACTAATCTCAGACGATTC
This genomic window from Candidatus Hydrogenedentota bacterium contains:
- a CDS encoding immunoglobulin domain-containing protein, with amino-acid sequence MRLICRETNQTVFIVCFAILFIAKYATAAQVSLCDYWPHKAGNNWFARYPDEYFDQRFSFDEEFEVNGYCVWKTLEGIMGDFSYPKVLYRVFMDDWLYITNNQADLVQLPNITGDLKRFLPLTISLDESFFSPYLNEAITPRMASLFEFFPERGIRLLGGDLRLFPFGNQPDVLVFMSQPGQNFPLFGLGKGLGVLFYAWFVIDTITVLGGCDSSLAITRPPVGGRHEEGSRLELSVEVAGKSGGLLYQWIRNGIYATGQTGSVYTIEALGFGDAGRYSCIVSNPGKGSVQTLPVEIRVVEAGTLPAAGLSGLATLTLAIGGLAAFRRAR